A window of the Rhodoferax sp. GW822-FHT02A01 genome harbors these coding sequences:
- a CDS encoding M23 family metallopeptidase codes for MQLIITDARFRSRTIQLSGARLIAFVLAVSLCLMLVSAGLYHWVFLKGAREGWPVISQLVKLVVKDEVAQRERFMRENIDVMARRVGEMQAKVLQLESLGERVSGLAGINPADIRARPGQGGVQVAAHPLSMQELQAALSDLDQLTNQHTDVMTVIESRLFEQKIKKLMVPTEQPVKDVALGSTFGWRIDPFTGHSALHTGLDFPADVGTPIYAAAGGVVVAQEFHPQYGNMIEVSHGNDLITRYAHSSKVFVKLGDLIKRGQKIAEVGNTGRSTGAHLHFEVLVQGVPQDPQKFLNAGSNLAVLGKR; via the coding sequence ATGCAGTTGATTATCACGGATGCACGGTTCAGGAGCCGCACCATTCAGCTCAGCGGGGCGCGGCTGATTGCGTTTGTGCTGGCCGTTTCCCTGTGCCTGATGCTGGTGTCAGCCGGTTTGTACCATTGGGTGTTTCTGAAGGGCGCGCGCGAGGGCTGGCCTGTCATCAGCCAGTTGGTGAAGCTGGTGGTGAAGGACGAAGTGGCGCAGCGCGAGCGCTTCATGCGCGAAAACATCGATGTCATGGCCAGGCGCGTGGGCGAGATGCAGGCCAAGGTGCTGCAACTGGAGTCCCTGGGCGAGCGGGTTTCGGGCCTTGCGGGCATCAACCCTGCCGATATACGGGCCAGACCGGGGCAGGGCGGTGTGCAGGTGGCGGCCCACCCGCTCTCCATGCAGGAATTGCAGGCGGCCTTGTCCGACCTGGACCAGTTGACCAACCAGCACACCGATGTCATGACCGTGATCGAATCGCGCCTGTTTGAACAAAAGATAAAGAAGCTGATGGTGCCCACAGAGCAGCCGGTCAAGGACGTTGCGCTGGGCTCCACCTTCGGTTGGCGCATTGATCCGTTTACCGGACATTCGGCCCTGCACACCGGGCTGGACTTCCCGGCGGACGTGGGCACGCCGATCTACGCCGCTGCGGGTGGGGTGGTGGTGGCACAGGAGTTTCACCCCCAATACGGCAACATGATCGAGGTCAGCCATGGCAACGACCTGATTACCCGCTATGCGCACTCATCCAAGGTGTTCGTCAAGCTGGGGGACCTGATCAAACGGGGCCAGAAGATTGCCGAAGTGGGCAATACCGGTCGCTCTACCGGCGCCCATTTGCACTTTGAGGTGCTGGTTCAGGGTGTGCCGCAGGACCCACAGAAGTTTCTGAATGCCGGCAGTAACCTGGCGGTCTTGGGCAAACGCTAA
- a CDS encoding ATP-binding protein: MNDKFAAFLERAELFMARVEASLPHGLTEPDWGASIAFRYRRRSSGQGVISAVHHVGAMKLVDLKEIDQQKEKIQRNTAQFVRGATANNVLLTGARGTGKSSLIRACLHAYADQGLRLIEVDKADLVDLPDIVELVAKRPEKFIVFCDDLSFDEGEPGYKALKSVLDGSVAAATPNVLVYATSNRRHLLPEYMSENLTYTHTPEGEVHPGEVVEEKISLSERFGLWVSFYPFSQDEYLHIAAQWLAVLGVAQSEIEAARPEALLWALERGSRSGRVAWQFAQDYAGRKSVSA; the protein is encoded by the coding sequence ATGAACGACAAATTTGCTGCCTTTCTGGAGCGTGCCGAATTGTTTATGGCGCGGGTGGAAGCGTCATTGCCGCATGGGCTGACGGAGCCGGACTGGGGGGCGTCGATTGCGTTCCGCTATCGCCGTCGCTCCAGCGGGCAAGGGGTGATATCGGCCGTGCACCACGTGGGCGCGATGAAGTTGGTGGACCTCAAGGAGATCGACCAGCAGAAGGAAAAGATCCAGCGCAACACGGCGCAGTTCGTGCGCGGTGCCACGGCCAACAATGTGTTGCTGACGGGTGCACGAGGGACCGGCAAGTCGTCCCTGATTCGTGCCTGCCTGCATGCTTATGCAGACCAGGGCTTGCGCCTGATCGAGGTGGACAAGGCCGACCTGGTGGATTTGCCCGACATCGTGGAGCTGGTGGCCAAGCGGCCTGAGAAGTTCATTGTGTTCTGCGATGACCTGAGCTTTGACGAAGGTGAGCCGGGATACAAGGCGCTCAAGTCGGTGCTGGATGGCTCCGTGGCCGCCGCCACGCCCAATGTGCTGGTGTATGCCACCAGCAACCGCCGCCATTTGTTGCCGGAGTACATGTCCGAAAACCTGACCTACACCCATACGCCAGAGGGCGAGGTGCACCCGGGTGAAGTCGTGGAAGAAAAGATTTCGCTCTCTGAGCGCTTTGGCCTGTGGGTGAGTTTCTACCCCTTCTCGCAGGACGAATACTTGCACATCGCAGCCCAGTGGCTGGCGGTGTTGGGTGTTGCGCAAAGTGAAATTGAAGCAGCGCGACCCGAGGCCTTGCTCTGGGCGCTGGAGCGTGGCTCTCGTAGCGGCCGCGTGGCTTGGCAGTTTGCGCAGGACTATGCCGGCCGCAAGTCGGTGTCTGCATGA
- the secA gene encoding preprotein translocase subunit SecA has protein sequence MAINILTKIFGSRNDRLLKQYRSVVSRINALEPQFEKLTDEALKAKTEEFKTRVANGESLDSILPEAFAVVREGSKRVMKMRHFDVQMLGGMSLHYGKISEMGTGEGKTLTSTLPVYLNALTGKGVHVVTVNDYLASRDAQWMGRLYNFLGLTVGINLPQAPREDKQAAYRADITYGTNNEYGFDYLRDNMVYEVADRVQRGLNYAIVDEVDSILIDEARTPLIISGQAEDHTDLYIAINKIVPLMVRQEGEADPHTGEGVTKPGDFTVDEKAHQVYLTEAGHENAERILAGLGLIAEGASLYDPANITLMHHLYAALRANHLYHRDQHYVVQQGEIVIVDEFTGRLMTGRRWSDGLHQAVEAKEGVEIQAENQTLASITFQNYFRLYGKLAGMTGTADTEAYEFQEIYGLETVVIPPNRASRREDQLDRVYKTTKEKYDAAIKDIRECYERGQPVLVGTTSIENSEIISTLLEKEKLPHQVLNAKQHAREAEIVAQAGRAKMITIATNMAGRGTDIVLGGSIQKAIEAVEADEALDEAAKQVRITEIRTEWQRDHEAIKALGGLRIIATERHESRRIDNQLRGRSGRQGDPGSSRFYLSLDDSLMRIFAGDRVKSIMERLKMPEGEAIEAGIVTRSIESAQRKVEARNFDMRKQLLEYDDVSNDQRKVIYQQRNAILDAQDLNAQIASLREGCFHDLVRQFVPQESVEEQWDITGLQKVLTEDWQIELDLKKQVAEASAITDEDLLQTVATAADKAFQAKVDQVGEANFTQFERMVLLQSIDSHWRDHLSALDYLRQGIHLRGYAQKQPKQEYKREAFELFGQLLDSVKNEVTKTLMTVKIQSAEQADEAAQQMEARAESISNVTYSAPTETGEVQTTVDAETLGQARSATATAAAAAVAAMGRVGRNDPCPCGSGKKYKHCHGKLV, from the coding sequence ATGGCCATCAACATTCTTACCAAAATATTCGGAAGTCGTAACGACCGTCTGCTCAAGCAATACCGCTCCGTGGTGTCCCGCATCAATGCGCTGGAGCCGCAGTTCGAGAAGCTCACCGATGAAGCTCTGAAGGCCAAGACCGAAGAGTTCAAGACCCGGGTAGCCAATGGCGAGTCACTGGACTCCATCCTGCCCGAGGCCTTCGCGGTCGTACGCGAGGGCTCCAAGCGCGTCATGAAGATGCGCCACTTCGATGTGCAGATGCTGGGTGGCATGTCGCTGCACTACGGCAAGATTTCCGAAATGGGCACGGGCGAAGGCAAGACGCTTACCTCCACTCTGCCGGTGTACCTGAATGCGCTGACCGGCAAGGGTGTGCATGTGGTGACGGTGAATGATTACCTGGCCAGTCGCGACGCGCAGTGGATGGGGCGCCTCTACAACTTCCTAGGCCTGACCGTTGGCATCAACCTGCCGCAGGCGCCGCGTGAAGACAAGCAGGCCGCGTACCGTGCCGACATCACCTACGGTACCAACAACGAATATGGCTTTGACTACCTGCGTGACAACATGGTGTACGAGGTGGCCGACCGGGTGCAACGCGGCCTGAACTACGCCATCGTCGACGAGGTGGACTCCATCCTGATCGATGAAGCGCGTACGCCTTTGATCATCAGCGGCCAGGCCGAAGACCATACCGACCTCTACATCGCCATCAACAAGATCGTGCCGCTCATGGTGCGCCAGGAAGGCGAGGCCGATCCGCACACCGGTGAGGGCGTCACCAAGCCCGGTGACTTCACCGTCGATGAAAAGGCCCACCAGGTCTATCTGACCGAAGCCGGTCACGAGAATGCCGAGCGCATTCTGGCCGGCCTGGGGCTGATTGCCGAGGGCGCTTCCCTCTACGACCCGGCCAACATCACGCTGATGCACCACCTGTATGCAGCGCTGCGTGCCAACCACCTGTACCACCGCGACCAGCACTACGTGGTGCAGCAGGGTGAGATCGTCATCGTCGACGAGTTCACCGGCCGCCTGATGACCGGTCGCCGCTGGAGCGATGGCTTGCATCAGGCCGTGGAAGCCAAGGAAGGCGTGGAAATCCAGGCCGAGAACCAGACGCTGGCCTCCATCACCTTCCAGAACTACTTCCGCCTGTACGGCAAGCTGGCCGGCATGACCGGTACTGCCGATACCGAGGCCTACGAGTTCCAGGAAATCTATGGCCTGGAGACGGTGGTCATCCCGCCCAACCGCGCCAGTCGCCGCGAAGACCAGCTGGACCGCGTCTACAAGACCACCAAGGAAAAGTACGACGCCGCCATCAAGGACATCCGCGAATGCTATGAGCGCGGCCAGCCGGTGCTGGTGGGCACTACGTCCATCGAAAACTCCGAAATCATTTCGACCCTGCTTGAAAAGGAAAAGCTGCCGCACCAGGTGCTCAACGCCAAGCAGCATGCCCGTGAAGCTGAGATCGTGGCCCAAGCCGGTCGCGCCAAGATGATCACCATCGCCACCAACATGGCCGGCCGGGGAACCGACATCGTTTTGGGTGGCAGCATCCAGAAGGCCATAGAGGCGGTGGAAGCCGATGAGGCGCTGGACGAAGCAGCCAAGCAGGTGCGCATCACCGAGATCCGGACCGAATGGCAGCGCGACCACGAAGCCATCAAGGCGCTGGGTGGCCTGCGCATCATTGCCACCGAGCGCCACGAGTCGCGCCGTATCGACAACCAGCTGCGTGGCCGCTCCGGTCGTCAGGGTGACCCGGGCTCTTCGCGCTTTTACCTGAGCCTGGACGATTCACTGATGCGGATCTTCGCCGGTGACCGCGTCAAGTCCATCATGGAGCGCCTGAAGATGCCCGAAGGCGAGGCTATCGAGGCCGGCATCGTCACCCGCAGCATCGAGAGTGCGCAACGCAAGGTGGAAGCCCGCAACTTCGACATGCGTAAGCAATTGCTGGAGTACGACGACGTTTCCAACGACCAGCGCAAGGTGATCTACCAGCAGCGCAATGCGATTCTGGACGCGCAGGACCTCAACGCACAGATTGCCTCGTTGCGCGAAGGCTGCTTCCACGACCTGGTGCGCCAGTTTGTGCCGCAGGAGTCGGTGGAAGAGCAGTGGGACATCACCGGTTTGCAGAAGGTGTTGACCGAAGACTGGCAGATCGAGCTGGACCTCAAGAAGCAGGTCGCCGAGGCCAGTGCCATCACCGACGAAGATTTACTGCAAACCGTGGCTACGGCGGCAGACAAGGCCTTCCAGGCCAAGGTCGATCAGGTCGGTGAGGCCAACTTCACCCAGTTTGAACGCATGGTGCTGCTGCAGAGCATTGACAGCCACTGGCGTGACCACCTGAGTGCGCTGGACTATCTGCGCCAGGGCATCCACCTGCGTGGCTACGCCCAGAAACAACCCAAGCAGGAATACAAGCGCGAAGCCTTTGAGTTGTTTGGCCAGCTGCTGGACTCGGTGAAGAACGAAGTCACCAAGACGCTGATGACGGTCAAGATCCAGTCTGCCGAGCAGGCCGATGAAGCGGCCCAGCAAATGGAAGCGCGCGCAGAGTCCATCTCCAACGTGACTTACAGCGCCCCCACGGAAACTGGCGAAGTGCAGACCACTGTCGATGCGGAGACGCTGGGGCAGGCCAGGAGCGCTACCGCAACAGCGGCTGCCGCAGCCGTGGCTGCCATGGGGCGCGTTGGTCGCAACGACCCCTGCCCATGCGGCAGCGGCAAGAAGTACAAGCACTGCCACGGCAAACTCGTTTAA
- the argJ gene encoding bifunctional glutamate N-acetyltransferase/amino-acid acetyltransferase ArgJ, whose protein sequence is MPVNLPLPDLATLHPIAGVRIGVTEAGIRKANRKDLTVVLIDEGASVSGVFTSNRFCAAPVQLCREHLLTQKAIRAMVINTGNANAGTGADGLSRARSTCAAVAKRLGVDADQVLPFSTGVIMETLPIDRIEAGLDAAIADAKADNWLKAAEGIMTTDTQPKAFGVHGLVGGKQVSVSGISKGAGMIRPNMATMLGFIATDANVDQSVMKQLALELAEGSFNRVTVDGDTSTNDSLVVIASNKAGNTPVTSLDSADGQALKALMLEVARKLAQAIVRDGEGATKFISVVVEGGRNAEECRKVAYAIAHSPLVKTAFYASDPNLGRILAAVGYAGIDDLDQSQIELFLDDVHVATQGGRNPAYREEDGQRVMKQSEITVRVGLGRGDATDTVWTCDFSHEYVTINADYRS, encoded by the coding sequence ATGCCCGTCAATTTGCCCTTGCCCGACTTGGCCACGCTGCACCCCATTGCGGGCGTGCGCATCGGCGTGACCGAAGCAGGTATCCGCAAAGCCAACCGCAAGGACCTTACCGTGGTCCTGATCGACGAAGGCGCCAGCGTTTCGGGCGTGTTCACGTCCAACCGCTTTTGTGCCGCTCCGGTCCAGCTCTGCCGTGAGCACTTGCTCACTCAAAAGGCCATCCGTGCCATGGTCATCAATACCGGCAATGCCAACGCCGGTACCGGTGCCGATGGTTTGAGTCGCGCACGCAGCACCTGCGCGGCTGTGGCCAAACGCCTTGGTGTGGATGCCGATCAGGTGTTGCCGTTTTCCACTGGCGTCATCATGGAAACGCTGCCGATCGACCGCATCGAGGCCGGACTGGACGCCGCCATCGCTGACGCCAAGGCGGATAACTGGCTCAAGGCGGCCGAGGGCATCATGACCACGGACACCCAACCCAAGGCCTTTGGTGTGCATGGGCTTGTGGGCGGCAAGCAGGTCAGCGTGTCGGGCATCAGCAAGGGTGCCGGCATGATCCGTCCCAACATGGCGACCATGCTAGGCTTCATTGCCACCGACGCAAATGTAGACCAGAGTGTGATGAAACAACTGGCGCTTGAACTGGCAGAAGGCTCGTTCAACCGCGTCACGGTGGATGGCGACACCTCCACCAACGACTCGCTGGTGGTGATCGCCAGCAACAAGGCTGGCAATACACCCGTCACCTCGCTGGATTCCGCAGACGGCCAGGCGCTCAAGGCGCTGATGCTGGAAGTTGCACGCAAACTGGCCCAAGCGATTGTGCGTGACGGAGAGGGCGCCACCAAGTTCATTAGCGTCGTGGTCGAAGGCGGACGCAATGCTGAGGAGTGTCGCAAGGTAGCGTACGCGATTGCGCACTCGCCGTTGGTGAAGACCGCTTTCTATGCCAGCGACCCGAATCTGGGGCGCATTCTGGCGGCAGTGGGATACGCCGGCATTGATGATCTGGACCAGTCGCAGATCGAGCTGTTCCTGGACGATGTGCATGTGGCAACCCAAGGCGGGCGCAATCCGGCATATCGCGAGGAAGACGGTCAGCGCGTCATGAAACAAAGCGAAATCACCGTCCGCGTGGGGCTGGGTCGGGGAGACGCCACCGATACGGTGTGGACCTGTGATTTCAGCCACGAGTACGTGACCATCAACGCTGACTACAGATCGTGA